The following proteins are encoded in a genomic region of Desulfosporosinus youngiae DSM 17734:
- the pylC gene encoding 3-methylornithine--L-lysine ligase PylC yields MKVVVVGGKLQGVEAVYLAKKAGWKVVLVDKDSWVPAAELCDRFYPMDVTNVAEWIAFLKNIDLIIPALENQAALDSLIRSAKSANVPLMFDEGAYAISSSKIKSNELFARIGVPAPIPWPECGFPLIVKPSGASGSKGVVKLKSSQQFHRLFEKGLKDWVIEEYLEGPSYSLEVMGFSGVYKVLHITELHMDQVYDCKRVAGSAHLSDQLRAEFEKIGLSLAKNLNLNGIMDVETILHQGHLKVLEIDARLPSQTPIAVYHATGINMLEILGQAFVINRPWPAFEVSERRGVILEHIRVENDSLEVSGEHIMSDVGPLYLYPDFFGTHEALTNYLPGKTEWSATLIITGEDLKEAWDKRCSVIQAIRNEWGIRHYVDRYPVYEEDDYHIKCASGS; encoded by the coding sequence ATGAAGGTTGTAGTTGTAGGGGGTAAACTTCAGGGGGTTGAGGCGGTCTATTTAGCTAAGAAGGCTGGCTGGAAAGTTGTTCTGGTCGATAAGGATAGTTGGGTTCCGGCCGCAGAACTTTGTGACCGGTTTTATCCGATGGATGTCACAAACGTTGCAGAGTGGATAGCTTTTCTTAAAAATATTGATCTGATCATTCCTGCGCTGGAGAATCAAGCCGCCTTAGACAGCCTTATAAGAAGTGCCAAATCCGCAAATGTGCCGCTGATGTTCGATGAGGGCGCTTATGCCATTTCATCGTCAAAAATCAAGTCTAATGAATTGTTTGCCCGCATAGGAGTACCTGCGCCAATCCCTTGGCCGGAGTGTGGTTTTCCGCTCATAGTAAAACCATCAGGAGCCAGCGGGAGCAAAGGGGTTGTAAAACTCAAGTCCAGTCAGCAATTTCATCGTTTGTTTGAAAAAGGCCTTAAAGATTGGGTAATAGAAGAGTACCTGGAAGGTCCGTCCTATTCGCTGGAGGTTATGGGTTTTTCCGGGGTCTACAAAGTATTGCACATTACGGAATTGCATATGGATCAAGTCTATGATTGTAAGCGAGTTGCGGGCTCAGCCCATTTATCGGATCAACTCAGAGCAGAGTTTGAGAAGATCGGATTAAGTTTGGCCAAGAATTTGAATTTAAATGGGATTATGGATGTTGAGACAATACTGCATCAAGGACACTTAAAGGTCCTTGAAATTGATGCGCGTCTTCCCAGCCAAACTCCCATCGCGGTTTATCATGCGACTGGTATTAACATGTTAGAAATTCTGGGGCAAGCCTTTGTCATCAATCGACCATGGCCGGCTTTTGAGGTCAGCGAAAGACGGGGTGTCATTTTAGAACACATTCGGGTGGAAAATGACAGTCTTGAAGTTTCAGGTGAACATATTATGTCGGATGTTGGTCCGCTCTATCTTTATCCGGATTTTTTCGGAACCCATGAAGCACTCACTAATTATTTGCCAGGTAAAACGGAGTGGTCGGCTACCCTGATCATAACAGGAGAAGATCTGAAAGAGGCGTGGGATAAGCGCTGCTCTGTCATTCAAGCGATCCGGAATGAATGGGGTATCCGGCATTATGTTGACCGGTATCCTGTGTATGAAGAGGATGATTATCATATCAAATGCGCTTCAGGGAGTTGA
- a CDS encoding SDR family oxidoreductase: MTQAPVPKPTFPAQHQDRQPGFESIMNPKPIAEDVNYLGSAKLKGKVAVVTGGDSGIGRAVSIAYAKEGADLVIVHLNEHEDANETKVRVEQLGQRCLIMAGDMGDEVFCQQVVDQTIKTFGKLDILVNNAGEQHPQNSLLDITSAQLERTFRTNIFGYFYLTKAALPHLKSGSVIINTASITAYEGHDQLIDYSASKGAVVSFNRSLSESLCKLGIRVNGVAPGPIWTPLIPASFQANDVATFGSTTPMQRAGQPKELAPVYVFLASEDSSYMSGQMLHVNGGTIINN; this comes from the coding sequence ATGACTCAAGCGCCAGTTCCTAAACCTACGTTTCCGGCTCAGCACCAAGATCGACAACCAGGTTTCGAATCGATTATGAATCCAAAACCAATAGCTGAAGATGTGAATTATCTGGGCAGTGCCAAGTTAAAAGGAAAAGTTGCTGTCGTAACCGGAGGGGATAGCGGAATAGGACGGGCAGTGTCTATAGCCTATGCTAAAGAAGGTGCTGATTTAGTCATTGTCCACTTAAACGAACATGAGGATGCCAATGAAACAAAAGTCCGCGTAGAACAATTAGGTCAGCGCTGCTTAATTATGGCAGGGGATATGGGAGATGAGGTCTTTTGCCAACAAGTTGTCGATCAGACCATTAAGACCTTTGGTAAACTTGATATCTTAGTCAACAATGCCGGAGAACAACATCCCCAGAACAGTTTATTGGATATCACAAGTGCCCAGCTGGAAAGAACCTTCCGAACCAATATCTTTGGTTACTTCTATTTAACCAAAGCAGCTTTACCCCATCTGAAATCAGGGAGTGTGATTATCAACACTGCATCGATTACCGCCTATGAAGGACATGACCAACTCATTGATTACTCGGCAAGTAAAGGTGCCGTGGTTTCCTTCAACCGGTCTTTGTCGGAATCTCTCTGTAAGTTAGGGATTCGGGTGAATGGGGTTGCTCCGGGGCCTATTTGGACACCGCTGATTCCTGCCTCGTTTCAAGCCAACGATGTGGCGACGTTCGGAAGCACAACTCCAATGCAGCGAGCCGGGCAGCCAAAAGAACTGGCTCCGGTTTATGTTTTTTTGGCTTCGGAAGATTCTTCGTATATGTCAGGCCAGATGCTTCACGTCAATGGCGGTACAATCATTAACAACTGA
- a CDS encoding BMC domain-containing protein: MAQDRSVVALGMVETKGLIPAIEAADQMLKAANVTLCGKEHVSGGLVSVMVRGDVGAVKAAVDAGAAAAQRVGALLSVHVIPRPHQDVEYILPVGDNKGYGDK; this comes from the coding sequence ATGGCACAAGATCGTAGTGTAGTAGCACTTGGCATGGTTGAAACAAAAGGACTAATCCCAGCGATCGAAGCAGCGGATCAAATGTTAAAGGCGGCGAATGTGACCCTGTGTGGAAAAGAGCATGTCTCCGGAGGACTCGTCTCAGTCATGGTCCGGGGAGATGTCGGAGCAGTCAAGGCAGCCGTAGACGCAGGAGCCGCAGCAGCCCAGCGGGTCGGAGCACTCCTCAGTGTGCATGTTATACCACGCCCTCATCAGGACGTTGAGTACATTTTACCAGTCGGTGACAACAAAGGTTATGGAGATAAATAG
- the eutL gene encoding ethanolamine utilization microcompartment protein EutL translates to MIEPIKPKVLAVRLIPNVAPDFAEKLGLTGYQRSIGMITADIDDAAYVALDEATKKAEVEVVYAKSFYCGAARASGPLSGEIIGILAGQNPAEVRAGVDACIDHLENECFFYTCDGGKTAWFPHTVSRTGSYLSKIAGIQEGEPLSYLIAPPIEAMYGLDAALKAAEVTMKAFYGPPTETNFGGGLLTGSQSACRSACEAFQRSVIDVVENGLNY, encoded by the coding sequence ATGATAGAACCCATTAAGCCCAAAGTATTAGCCGTTAGATTAATACCTAATGTGGCCCCGGATTTTGCGGAAAAATTAGGACTCACGGGTTACCAGCGATCGATTGGCATGATCACAGCTGACATTGATGATGCGGCCTACGTAGCATTAGACGAAGCCACCAAAAAGGCCGAAGTGGAAGTAGTGTATGCTAAAAGCTTCTATTGCGGAGCGGCACGTGCCTCAGGGCCATTATCCGGAGAAATCATCGGAATCTTAGCCGGTCAAAACCCCGCTGAAGTACGGGCTGGGGTTGACGCCTGCATAGATCACCTGGAAAACGAATGTTTCTTCTATACCTGTGACGGAGGAAAAACAGCCTGGTTCCCGCATACCGTTTCCCGAACAGGAAGTTACCTTTCTAAAATTGCGGGAATTCAAGAGGGAGAACCGCTCTCCTACCTCATCGCACCGCCGATCGAAGCTATGTATGGCTTAGATGCCGCGTTAAAAGCTGCCGAAGTCACCATGAAGGCCTTTTACGGACCTCCAACTGAGACGAACTTTGGCGGTGGGCTGCTGACCGGGTCGCAGAGCGCGTGCAGATCCGCCTGCGAGGCCTTCCAACGCTCAGTCATTGATGTTGTGGAAAATGGTCTGAACTATTAG
- the pylB gene encoding methylornithine synthase PylB, with the protein MINTTSLMLDVILEKAEQENPLSREELKFLLTLSEESDLSKVFTLARQLRRRYFEDKLFIYGFVYFSTYCRNDCAFCLYRRSNHALDRYRKTDLEIMETVSSLVKSGVHLVDLTMGEDPQYFDNRESGFAHLISTVEQIKDRTGIPIMISAGVVPEQALREFKAAGADWYAVYQETHNPDLYHKLRLGQSYTERMERKKLAHKLGFLIEEGLLTGVGDTEEDLVNSLERMRDLGAEQVRVMSFVPQKGTPMQDVTSVSRHRELLIIAVMRLIFPDRLIPASLDVDGLNGLANRLNAGANVITSVIPPHSGLAGVSNHSLDIEDGNRTISKIIPVLAEQGLALATRDDFAEWIRQRQTLIIPSGGALV; encoded by the coding sequence ATGATCAACACGACATCCTTGATGTTAGATGTAATTCTGGAAAAGGCTGAGCAGGAGAACCCTTTGAGCAGAGAGGAACTTAAGTTTTTGCTGACATTATCAGAAGAAAGTGATCTTTCTAAGGTATTTACCCTTGCTCGTCAGCTTCGCAGGCGCTATTTTGAGGATAAACTATTTATTTATGGATTTGTGTATTTCTCAACTTATTGCCGCAATGACTGTGCTTTTTGTCTGTATCGCAGATCAAATCACGCTTTAGACCGGTATCGTAAAACAGACTTGGAAATTATGGAGACCGTTTCGAGTCTTGTGAAGTCAGGCGTTCACTTAGTGGACTTGACCATGGGAGAAGATCCTCAATATTTTGACAACCGGGAATCAGGCTTTGCACATTTGATAAGTACTGTGGAACAAATCAAAGATAGAACGGGAATTCCGATTATGATCTCGGCAGGAGTTGTTCCGGAGCAGGCACTGCGGGAGTTTAAAGCGGCTGGGGCTGATTGGTATGCAGTCTATCAAGAAACCCATAACCCTGATTTATATCATAAACTCAGACTTGGACAAAGCTACACTGAACGAATGGAACGAAAAAAGTTAGCCCATAAGTTAGGCTTCCTCATTGAGGAAGGGTTACTGACAGGCGTGGGCGACACGGAAGAGGACTTGGTAAATTCTCTGGAGAGGATGAGGGATTTAGGTGCGGAGCAGGTCCGGGTAATGAGTTTTGTTCCGCAGAAGGGTACTCCTATGCAAGACGTCACTTCGGTATCCCGGCATAGAGAATTGTTGATCATCGCTGTTATGCGTTTAATATTTCCGGATCGCTTGATTCCGGCTTCACTGGATGTTGATGGACTGAATGGCTTGGCCAACCGCCTGAATGCCGGGGCGAATGTCATAACCTCAGTTATACCGCCACATTCCGGCTTGGCTGGAGTGTCCAATCATTCGTTGGATATTGAAGACGGAAATCGAACGATAAGTAAAATTATCCCCGTTCTTGCTGAACAAGGACTGGCTCTGGCAACCAGAGATGACTTTGCAGAGTGGATCAGGCAGCGGCAGACGTTAATTATTCCTTCAGGAGGAGCATTAGTATGA
- a CDS encoding 4Fe-4S dicluster domain-containing protein: protein MKEISAKVLEAGVVGAGGAGFPTHVKLSAQAEIVIVNAAECEPLLKTDQQLIAQSPELLLKGLTLAMESTGAQKGIIAVKAKYKKAIAALEPLITNRDNLEIVLIPDIYPAGDEVITIWLTTGTRVPPGGIPLNIGVVVNNVQTLINVAKAMDGTPVTTRTLTVTGAVENPVTVTVPIGTSLQEVLELAEVGSGDLAFIQGGPMMGTLITDLSAPVTKTTGGLIALPKDHMLIQRKLRTIESILRIAKTVCEQCSFCTELCPRHIIGHELSPHRLIRAVNYKNLGDPSLITSVLSCSECGVCEAYACPVGISPLRVNMALKAELRSKGIKYQGQLGQEDPLAKNRLIPSSRLIDRLRLRPWYKEAPLSLDVYEPDEVTLKLHQHIGAPSAPLVKVGDVVRLGQLIGEIPEGGLGAKVHASIEGTVVQLTPQTIRIRKGGAAK, encoded by the coding sequence ATGAAAGAGATCAGCGCTAAGGTTCTGGAAGCTGGGGTTGTGGGCGCAGGCGGAGCAGGATTTCCGACTCATGTAAAACTCTCGGCTCAAGCAGAGATTGTCATCGTCAATGCGGCAGAATGTGAGCCATTGCTGAAAACAGACCAACAACTGATAGCTCAAAGCCCGGAGCTTCTCCTTAAAGGATTGACTCTGGCCATGGAGTCCACCGGGGCACAGAAAGGGATTATCGCTGTCAAAGCAAAATACAAGAAAGCGATAGCGGCTTTAGAGCCCTTAATCACCAACAGGGATAATCTGGAGATTGTCCTTATACCGGATATCTATCCCGCCGGAGACGAAGTTATCACTATCTGGTTAACCACCGGAACGAGGGTCCCTCCAGGCGGAATTCCATTAAACATCGGAGTTGTTGTTAATAACGTACAGACTCTGATCAATGTGGCAAAGGCTATGGATGGAACCCCCGTCACGACCCGGACTCTAACCGTCACTGGAGCCGTCGAAAATCCTGTCACCGTCACAGTACCCATCGGAACATCACTGCAGGAGGTTCTTGAATTGGCTGAAGTCGGAAGCGGGGACCTGGCTTTTATTCAGGGGGGACCGATGATGGGGACTCTGATCACCGATCTGTCGGCCCCGGTGACTAAAACCACAGGAGGACTGATAGCTCTCCCCAAAGATCATATGCTTATCCAACGCAAACTCAGGACTATCGAAAGCATTTTACGGATTGCCAAAACCGTCTGCGAACAGTGCAGTTTCTGTACCGAGCTCTGTCCCAGACACATCATAGGGCATGAACTATCCCCGCATCGGCTGATTCGAGCGGTAAATTATAAAAACCTTGGAGATCCCTCTTTGATAACCAGCGTTCTGAGCTGTTCCGAATGTGGTGTGTGTGAGGCCTATGCTTGTCCGGTGGGAATCTCGCCGCTGAGAGTGAATATGGCCTTAAAAGCGGAGCTTCGTTCCAAGGGCATTAAATATCAGGGTCAACTAGGGCAAGAAGATCCGCTGGCCAAAAACCGCTTAATCCCGTCGTCACGGTTAATAGACCGCTTGAGACTCCGGCCATGGTACAAAGAAGCCCCCTTATCCTTAGACGTATATGAACCGGACGAAGTCACTCTAAAGCTCCATCAGCACATTGGCGCCCCCTCAGCTCCCCTGGTCAAAGTTGGAGACGTCGTTCGCCTTGGGCAGCTGATCGGGGAAATCCCTGAAGGAGGACTGGGGGCAAAGGTCCATGCCAGTATCGAGGGAACCGTGGTTCAATTGACTCCTCAAACCATAAGGATACGAAAAGGTGGTGCAGCCAAATGA
- a CDS encoding BMC domain-containing protein, which translates to MAIRADLVALGMVETRGVVGAIEAADAMVKAANVTLIGKVKVGGALVTVMVRGDVGAVKAAVDAGAAAAERVGELVSCHVIPRPHQELEAILPALPANEEKPKNKNV; encoded by the coding sequence ATGGCTATAAGAGCGGATCTCGTAGCATTAGGAATGGTAGAAACCAGAGGAGTCGTAGGGGCCATTGAAGCGGCTGATGCCATGGTCAAAGCAGCTAATGTCACCCTGATAGGGAAAGTTAAAGTAGGAGGAGCCTTAGTTACTGTTATGGTGCGAGGAGATGTCGGAGCCGTTAAAGCCGCGGTTGATGCCGGAGCAGCCGCAGCGGAACGTGTCGGAGAGCTTGTCAGTTGTCACGTCATTCCCCGCCCCCATCAAGAACTCGAGGCAATCCTTCCTGCATTACCGGCCAATGAAGAAAAGCCGAAGAATAAAAACGTCTAG
- the pylSn gene encoding pyrrolysine--tRNA(Pyl) ligase small subunit — MTIDSSKRRYYRKNVDFFKFVEKLKLWPSKSGTLHGIKSMTIRGNRAEIVTHCNESFQTYNSKNSRAARCLRNKLFFKACSSCQIPSWKLEKYSSTFVNQSYGSRL; from the coding sequence ATGACCATAGATTCGTCGAAAAGGCGTTATTATCGAAAAAACGTGGATTTCTTCAAGTTTGTAGAGAAACTTAAACTATGGCCCTCGAAAAGCGGGACCTTACATGGCATTAAAAGTATGACCATTAGAGGGAATCGTGCTGAAATCGTAACTCATTGCAATGAATCATTCCAGACTTACAATTCAAAAAATAGCCGGGCCGCCCGTTGCTTAAGAAATAAATTGTTTTTTAAAGCCTGCAGCAGTTGCCAAATACCCAGCTGGAAACTGGAAAAATACTCATCCACCTTTGTCAACCAAAGCTACGGGTCCCGTTTATAG
- a CDS encoding EutN/CcmL family microcompartment protein, whose amino-acid sequence MILARVIGNVWSTRKEESLRGLKFLVVQPVTLTYHEDGTPRLREFGNSLIAADQIGAGEDEIVMVASGSSARQSLVNHNIPIDAAIVGIIDKETFEV is encoded by the coding sequence ATGATCTTAGCCCGCGTCATTGGAAATGTCTGGTCAACCCGAAAAGAAGAATCCCTGCGAGGCTTGAAGTTTCTCGTCGTTCAACCTGTTACCCTCACTTATCATGAAGATGGAACACCAAGACTTCGGGAATTTGGAAATTCCCTGATTGCAGCGGATCAAATTGGTGCGGGAGAAGACGAAATCGTCATGGTAGCCAGCGGTTCCTCAGCCAGACAGAGTCTTGTGAACCATAACATTCCCATTGATGCCGCTATCGTAGGCATTATTGATAAAGAAACCTTTGAAGTGTGA
- the pylD gene encoding 3-methylornithyl-N6-L-lysine dehydrogenase PylD, with amino-acid sequence MTRLKEKDVNQITAALGDYNEELVRTTGCSLNEIAALASGKEIDCPDKQNPLVAVIPMTCGQGIIEGFVESVAGIIAYLGFQAVVTKNSDAGGVAEAVKKGADILFMADDDQFVAINIRTGKVSDNGEATGKGYVTGLECMCHGLEGKKVLLLGAGPVGSSAALALVRKGAVVSVFDINIAASQRLSGVIEGLGFSVNIVTDLESSLAGHQIFVDACPAEKVIDSRYITKDTMIAAPGIPLGVQAEGLKQRLTDRLLHDPLQIGVATMLWEVFESQKL; translated from the coding sequence ATGACACGACTTAAGGAAAAGGATGTTAACCAAATAACGGCAGCTTTAGGGGATTATAATGAGGAGCTTGTGAGAACAACGGGATGCTCCTTAAATGAGATAGCCGCCCTGGCTTCCGGTAAGGAGATTGATTGTCCCGATAAACAGAATCCGCTCGTGGCTGTAATTCCTATGACCTGCGGCCAGGGGATTATCGAAGGGTTTGTCGAATCCGTAGCCGGGATTATTGCTTATCTGGGCTTTCAGGCGGTTGTTACGAAAAACAGCGATGCCGGCGGTGTTGCGGAAGCAGTTAAAAAGGGCGCGGATATCTTATTCATGGCTGATGATGATCAATTTGTGGCCATTAATATTAGAACAGGTAAGGTTTCTGATAACGGGGAAGCTACCGGCAAAGGATATGTAACTGGCTTGGAGTGCATGTGCCATGGACTGGAAGGTAAGAAGGTGCTGCTTCTCGGCGCCGGTCCTGTGGGAAGCAGTGCGGCTTTAGCTCTTGTACGTAAGGGGGCGGTGGTAAGTGTTTTTGATATAAATATTGCTGCAAGCCAACGTTTGAGCGGCGTGATCGAAGGATTGGGTTTCAGCGTTAATATAGTGACGGATTTAGAGAGCTCATTAGCCGGACATCAGATCTTTGTTGATGCATGTCCGGCTGAGAAGGTTATAGACTCCAGGTATATCACGAAGGATACTATGATTGCGGCCCCAGGAATTCCCTTGGGGGTTCAGGCGGAAGGGTTAAAACAACGACTTACTGACCGGCTGCTTCATGATCCGCTGCAAATCGGAGTAGCCACCATGCTGTGGGAGGTTTTCGAATCACAGAAATTGTAG
- a CDS encoding acetaldehyde dehydrogenase (acetylating) — translation MELDRDLCSLQEARNLVRDARKAQEALMNFTQEQVDKIIDMMREAGEANAARLAMMAVSETGMGNYNDKCFKNYFASRTLYDFIKPMKTVGIIREDHDRKLWEIAEPVGVIAGIIPTTNPTSTVIYKAMIALKSRNAIVFSPHPGAVRCTNEAAKIMHQAAIAAGAPEGVIGCITNVSMGATNELMKHPSVAMILATGGSPLVKAAYSSGKPALGVGPGNVPAFVERSADLPKAAEYIVLGKTFDNGTICASEQAVVVEECIADELISHLKRQGAHFLDPEEVNKVSNVVMSANGGVNPKVVGKEPKFIAQLAGIVIPDQTKCLVAPLSGVGPQWPLSYEKLTTVLGFYRVADWHEGCERCFQLLEAGGVGHSLAMHCNNQEVIREFALKKPVNRLLINTPASMGGVGASTGLSPSFTLGCGTWAGSSVSENVTPLHLINIKRVAWHQGIPERKTMQPMGVAGIWEKPQAQQLNQQVDARLLKEIIDKVLQHLNV, via the coding sequence ATGGAACTTGATCGTGACTTATGTTCCTTACAGGAAGCCCGAAATTTAGTGCGGGATGCCAGAAAAGCCCAGGAAGCTCTTATGAACTTCACACAAGAACAAGTCGACAAAATCATCGACATGATGCGGGAAGCAGGAGAAGCTAACGCAGCGCGCCTGGCCATGATGGCCGTCTCCGAAACGGGAATGGGAAATTACAATGATAAATGCTTTAAGAACTATTTTGCTTCCCGAACTCTCTATGACTTCATAAAACCTATGAAAACAGTCGGAATAATTCGAGAAGACCACGACCGGAAGCTATGGGAAATAGCCGAACCTGTAGGTGTCATCGCAGGAATTATTCCTACGACCAATCCCACCTCAACCGTTATTTACAAAGCGATGATAGCCCTTAAATCCCGCAATGCCATCGTCTTCTCTCCGCACCCTGGCGCCGTACGCTGTACAAATGAAGCTGCGAAAATCATGCATCAGGCAGCGATAGCCGCGGGTGCCCCCGAAGGGGTCATAGGGTGTATCACGAATGTTTCAATGGGCGCCACTAACGAACTTATGAAACACCCAAGTGTAGCCATGATTCTGGCAACCGGGGGAAGTCCCCTGGTCAAAGCTGCCTACAGCAGCGGCAAACCGGCCCTGGGCGTCGGCCCTGGAAATGTACCTGCCTTTGTGGAAAGAAGTGCCGATTTGCCGAAAGCCGCGGAATACATCGTCCTGGGAAAAACCTTTGATAACGGAACTATCTGCGCGTCTGAGCAAGCTGTTGTCGTCGAAGAATGTATCGCTGACGAACTTATATCTCATCTCAAACGACAGGGTGCCCATTTCCTCGATCCCGAGGAAGTAAATAAAGTCTCCAATGTCGTTATGTCAGCGAACGGAGGAGTTAATCCCAAAGTCGTGGGAAAAGAGCCCAAATTCATAGCCCAGCTCGCGGGAATTGTCATCCCGGATCAAACAAAATGCTTAGTGGCCCCATTGTCGGGGGTCGGACCTCAGTGGCCTTTATCTTATGAAAAGCTCACCACCGTCTTGGGCTTTTACAGGGTGGCAGATTGGCATGAAGGCTGCGAACGCTGCTTCCAACTCTTAGAAGCAGGCGGAGTGGGACACAGTCTTGCCATGCATTGCAATAACCAGGAGGTCATTCGCGAGTTTGCCCTCAAGAAACCAGTCAACCGATTGCTTATTAACACCCCGGCGTCCATGGGAGGAGTCGGAGCAAGCACCGGATTATCGCCATCCTTTACCTTAGGGTGTGGAACTTGGGCGGGTTCAAGCGTTTCAGAAAACGTGACCCCACTTCACCTGATCAATATTAAGCGAGTAGCCTGGCATCAAGGGATACCTGAACGCAAAACCATGCAGCCCATGGGCGTTGCAGGAATCTGGGAAAAGCCGCAGGCCCAACAACTAAACCAACAAGTTGATGCCCGATTATTAAAAGAAATTATTGACAAAGTCCTGCAGCATTTAAATGTATAA
- the pduL gene encoding phosphate propanoyltransferase yields MIVTEQELRANWHKTKDKLIKLPPGSVITPSARDFIRSKGIDVQIEGNGLVNQFNGYRRFNEKPSPASERQTRNGQGIKPEHMTHLRSGDLVTKVHPVVAYRGQLDLFQCEIVEAQVFFQQKGEVKLIQYLDEIAAFARQIMVSEVKEEPFHWETLIGLNPQELRERSHHPKKYFGIEHTPLSYTNGSIVAKLHHLRAKCREVELYANRAFTDETGGCRRTDLIQALNRLSSAFYILACEVQGRKDQDPAGKTVPIGISNRHVHLSQDDLRALFGEDHELTFQKALSQPDQFAAKETVTLVGPKGRFENVRILGPVRKSTQAELSVTDCFKLGIKPVIRDSGRHEGTPGLKILGPVGNVELEAGVIVAGRHIHLHTDDARDWSLKDGDRVRVKVESQRPTIYEDVLIRVSNQYHKEMHLDLDEANAALIDSKSLGKLMGV; encoded by the coding sequence TTGATCGTAACTGAGCAAGAACTAAGAGCCAATTGGCATAAAACTAAGGATAAACTAATCAAATTACCTCCTGGAAGTGTGATTACCCCGTCCGCCAGGGACTTTATCCGCTCCAAAGGAATCGATGTTCAAATCGAAGGAAACGGACTTGTAAACCAATTCAACGGGTACAGGCGTTTCAATGAAAAACCCAGCCCGGCATCGGAACGACAAACCCGGAACGGCCAGGGCATCAAACCGGAACACATGACCCATTTGCGCTCAGGGGACTTAGTCACTAAAGTCCACCCGGTCGTCGCCTACCGAGGACAACTGGACCTCTTTCAATGTGAAATCGTTGAAGCCCAGGTCTTCTTTCAGCAAAAAGGGGAAGTCAAGCTAATTCAATACTTAGATGAGATCGCTGCTTTTGCCAGGCAAATAATGGTCAGTGAAGTTAAAGAAGAACCTTTTCACTGGGAAACCCTCATCGGCCTAAATCCCCAAGAACTCCGGGAACGATCCCATCATCCTAAAAAGTATTTCGGGATCGAACACACCCCTTTAAGCTACACCAACGGGAGTATCGTAGCAAAACTACATCATTTAAGAGCAAAGTGCCGGGAAGTTGAACTCTATGCCAACCGAGCGTTCACTGATGAGACAGGAGGCTGCAGACGAACGGACCTCATCCAAGCCTTAAACCGGCTTTCCAGTGCCTTTTATATCCTGGCTTGTGAAGTTCAAGGTCGGAAAGATCAAGATCCAGCCGGGAAAACCGTTCCCATAGGGATCTCAAACCGGCACGTCCATCTCTCACAGGACGATTTACGAGCATTGTTTGGAGAAGACCATGAATTAACCTTCCAAAAAGCCCTTTCCCAACCGGACCAATTCGCCGCCAAAGAAACCGTCACCCTAGTAGGTCCTAAAGGACGATTTGAAAATGTGCGCATCCTTGGCCCCGTGAGAAAAAGCACCCAAGCGGAACTCAGCGTCACAGATTGTTTTAAACTGGGGATTAAACCCGTTATAAGAGACTCAGGCCGGCATGAAGGAACTCCGGGTCTAAAGATCCTGGGTCCGGTCGGCAACGTCGAGCTTGAAGCCGGCGTCATAGTAGCCGGCAGGCATATTCATCTCCACACTGACGATGCCAGAGATTGGTCTTTAAAGGATGGAGACCGGGTGCGCGTAAAAGTCGAAAGCCAACGGCCGACGATCTATGAAGATGTGTTGATTCGGGTCAGTAACCAATACCATAAAGAAATGCACCTGGATCTTGATGAAGCCAATGCGGCTCTCATCGATTCAAAGAGCCTGGGAAAACTCATGGGGGTATAA